A stretch of DNA from Hoeflea ulvae:
GTTGCGGAACACCGTGATCGGGTTTCGGTCCTCGCGCGCCGGGATGTAGCGCAGGGTATATGCCTGGCCGACCATGGTCTCGGGCTTGGGTGACACCGGGACAACGCCCTGGATGAACTGGTTGCGCAGCCCGCGTTTGAACAAGGCCGTCGCCACCGAGGCGGTCGAGACCTTCTTCAGCTTGGCGCGGGTTTCGTCGGACAGGATGTAATCGGTCATGAAACCCTCGGCAGATGTCTGGTTCGGCGGACACGCGGCCGGAACCGGTTTGCAGGATGTCGAACCCATACCTAGCTGCATTGTCGGGTCGCGATCAAGGTGGCTTGGCATGTCAGCCTTGACCGGCCTGCACCAGCTCTCATCGACATCGGGCCCCGCCAGCCTCACGAATGCCATCTGTCTGATGTCCGCAAAGCGCAAAAATCTAGCTTTGGTGGATATAGGTTCCCGGCGCAGGACCGAGCGGCGGATAGCCGTTGTCCGGCGCGCCGATATCGGGTGGTGACGTCATCCTGGTGCTTTTGGCGGCGAGCCAACCGGTCCATTCCGGCCACCACGAACCGAGCGTCGGTTCGGTGTCCCCAAACCAGCTGTCGGGATCGACATAGAGCGCGCCTGCCGGCCGGTGCCCGACACGGTAGTGACGGCGCGGATGCCCAGGCTCGGACAGGATGCCGCCATTGTGCCCGGATTTGGTCAGCACGAAGGTCAGGTCCGCATCGGTGAAAAGCCGGGTCTTGTAGACCGATTTCCACGGCGCGATGTGGTCGGTTTCGGTGCCGATCACGAACATCGGCGCGGCGATGTCCTTGAGCGCAATGACGCGCCCCTCGACGGCAAAGCGACCGGCGGAAAGCCGGTTCTCCAGAAACAGGCTTCTGAGGTATTCCGAATGCATCCGCGCCGGCATCCGCGTGGTGTCGGCGTTCCACACGGTGATATCGCTCGGCAGGTCATCCTTGCCGAGGAAATAGCGCTGCACCGCACGGGTGTAGATCAGGTCTTCGGCCCGGATCGAGGCAAATGCGCGGGCCATTTGCGGGCGGTCGAGATAGCCTTGCGCCCACATCATGTCCTCCAGAAACGCCACCTGGCTCTCGTCGAGGAACAGCAGCAGCTCGCCGGCCTCGGTGAAATCCACTTGCGCCGCCATCAGGGTGATGCTGGCGAGCCGGTCATCGCCGTCACGGGCCATGGTTGCAGCCGCAATCGCCAGCATGGTGCCGCCGAGACAATAGCCGTTGGCGTGGATTTTCTCGCCCGGCACGATGGCGCTGATCGCGTCGAGCGCCGCCATGACCCCGCGCTTGCGGTAGTCTTCCAGCGACAGGTTGCGCTGGTCGGCGGTCGGATTGCACCAGGAGATCGCAAAGACGGTAAATCCCTGTCCGACCAGGTAATTGATCAGCGAATTGTGCGGCGAGAGATCAAGAATGTAATATTTCATGATCCATGCGGGCACGATCAGCACCGGTTCGGCCCGCACCTTGCCGGTCTGTGGTGCATATTGCAGCAGCTCGAAAATGTCGTTGCGGTAGACCACTTCGCCCGTTGTGCAGGCAAGATCCTTGCCCAGTTGATAGCCTTCCGGCGGCGGCCGGTGGGCCTGGCTCAGCGTGTGCAGCATGTCGTCGGCGGCATGCACCGCCCCCTCGGCGAGGTTGCGTCCGCCGGTCTTTGCCGTCTCCCTGAGGATTTCGGGATTCAGTCCGGGAAAATTCGAGGGCGAGACGGTGTCGAGCAACTGCCGCACCAGAAACCGGGTCCGGTCGCAATCCTGCTTGCGCAGACCGCGCACCTCTTCCGTCGCATGGTCCCACCAGTCCTGCGTCGCCAGAAAGCTCTGTTGCCAGAGGCTGAAGGGCATGTTTTGCCAGTCCGGATCGGTGAAGCGGTGATCATAGAATTTTGGTTCAAAGGGAGGCTTTGGCGGTGAACCGGGGACGGATCTGGCGGTGAAATCCATCAGTTTGAGCACATTGTCTCTGGCGTGTTCGGCCAGTTCCAGTTGCCGTCCCGGTGCGCGGGCAAGATGCAATGCCCAGTCGGTCCAGGTCTCGACCAGCGCAAAGGGCGAGACTCCGCCGGTGGCCTGCGCCACAGCACCGCGGATCGCCCGGTCGATGCCGGCATAGGGATGCTCGTCGGCCTGTGTGCCCGCCACCGGAAACCGCTGCGGGTGGGAGACCGGCATCGGTACCGGTCCGGCGGGTTTCTTCAGTGCTGTCGAATGGGTGGTTTTGCGCATGAGTTTGGTCCATCCTGTGACCCGCAGAATAGCAGTGTCCGGCGCGGCCACCTTGACCGATGTCAACCGGGCGTCTCGCAAGGCGGCCATTATTGCGGCCGATGCTGCAGGCACATAAATACGAGGACAAAGATTGACCGGCCTTCACACACCCTCTCCGGCTTTGCCGGCCGACGTGGCAGATCCGTCCAGCCCGATACTCTATTCGTTCCGGCGCTGTCCCTATGCCATGCGGGCACGTCTGGCGGTGGCGTCTGCCGGCGTCGAGGTGAGCCTGCGTGAAGTCGTGCTGCGCGACAAGCCGGCGGCCTTTCTCGAGGCCTCGCCAAGCGGCACGGTGCCATGTCTGGTCACGTCTGATGCGGTGATTGATGAAAGCCTGGATGTGATGCTCTGGGCGCTGCAAATCCATGATCCGGATGGCTGGCTGGACATGCCTGAGGCGGGATATGACTGGATCGCCCGTGGCGACGGCTCGTTCAAGCAGGCGTTGGACCGGACCAAATATGCGCAACGCTACCCCGAGCTCGATCCCGTCGAACAGCGCGCAAAGGCATCCGCCTTCCTGTCCGATCTCGACAGCCAGATTGATCGCTGGATGTTCGGCCGCCCGACCCTTGCCGATTTCGCCATCCTGCCATTTGTCCGCCAGTTCGCCTTCATCGACAAGGACTGGTTCGACGTCCAGCCCTGGCCGCGCCTGCAGGACTGGCTGGAGGCGTTCCTAGCCTCCGAACGATTCGGGCAGATCATGGAAAAATACCCGCAATGGGTCGAGGGCGATGCGCCCGTCCGGTTCCCGTAACCCGGCTCATGCAGGTCCGGCGCCGACGCTTCAGGGGAGCGGAAACCGGCTGCGGCTTCCGCTCCCGATGCTCTATATAGCCAGATAGTCGTGGCGCAATTGCTCGTTGTTGAGCACTTCTTCCGCCGTGCCGTCGAAAACGACCTCGCCGGATTCGAGGATCACCGCACGGTCGGCAAGCTTCAGGGCCCGCACCGCATTCTGCTCGACCAGGATCGTGGTGATGCCCTGCTGCTTGATGATGTTGAGCGTCTTCTCGATCTCGTCGACGATCACCGGTGCAAGTCCTTCATAGGGCTCGTCGAGAAGCAGCACCTTGATGTCGCGGGCGAGAGCCCGTCCGATCGCCAGCATCTGCTGCTCGCCACCCGAAAGCGTGATGCCTTCCTGCTTGCGGCGTTCGCCCAGTCGCGGAAACAATTCGTAGATCCGCTGGATCGACCAGCCGATCGGCGGCGCGATCTGCGCCAGTTCGATGTTTTCCTCCACCGTCAGCCCGGCGATGATGCGCCGGTCTTCGGGCACCAGCGACAGGCCGGCGCGCGAGGCTTCATGCGAGCTCATCCTGTGCAGAGGCTGGTGGTCGAGCCAGACTTCGCCGCTGGTCATCGCCGGTGAGCCGATCTGGGCGATGGCGCGCAGCGTCGAGGTCTTGCCGGCGCCGTTGCGGCCCAGCAGCGCCAGAATCTCGCCTTCATGCACATTGAAGCTGACGCCCTGGACGATGTAGCTCTCGCCGTAATAGGCGTGAATGTCGTGCACGGACAGGAACGCCGGCGCGGTTGCCGCCTGATTGGCGTTCTTGGAAAAATCCGGGCGTTCGTAGGGTTGATTGCCCTTGAGGGGTTCGGTCTGGCTCATGCTGCGGCCTCTCCCAGATAAGCTTCTTTGACTTTCGGATGGCCCTTGATGTTTTCAGGGGTATCCTCGACGAGTGGCGAGCCCTGCGCCAACACGGTGATCCGCTTGGCCAACGAGAACACCACATGCATGTCATGCTCGATGATCACCATGGTGATGTCCCGGCTTTCATGGATCTGGTTGAGCAGGTCGATGGTGTTGTTGGTGTCGGCGCGCGCCATGCCCGCCGTCGGTTCGTCAAGCAGCAGCAGCTTCGGCTCCTGCACCAGGCACATCGCCATCTCCAGCCGCCGCTTGTCGCCGCGCGACAGGGAGCTGGCGATCATGTGCCGCTTGTCCGCCATGTTGACCTCGGAAAGCATGTGTTCGGCCTTCTCGATCAGTTCCTTTTCGGCGGCGATCGATTCCAGCGCATGCAGGCGGAACGCCCCGTCGCGCTTGGCAAAACACGGGATCAGCATGTTTTCATACACGCTCAGATCGCTGAAGATTTCCGGTGTCTGGAACACCCGCGAAATCCCCATCTGGTTGATCTCGTAGGGTTTGCGTCCAAGCACCGACTGGCCGTCGAACAACACTGTCCCTGTGTCGGGGATCAGCTTGCCGACCAGCACGTTGAGCAGCGTCGACTTGCCGGCGCCGTTCGGCCCGATGATGGCGTGGACGGTGCCCTTGGCGATGTCGAGATTGACATTGCCCAGCGCCTGCAGTCCACCGAACCGCTTGTTGACGTTAGAGACTTCAAGAATTCCCATATCCGATATCTCCGCGGTTCAGTTGACGTTGGTCGTCGAGGTCGGGTGAGTGTCGGACCCGGCATCGGGCTTCTTTTTCCGGTTCTTGCCGGTAACCCAGTTTCCGATCCGGCTTCCGCCTTCGATAAGGCCGCCCGGCAGGAAGATGACGACCAGCATGAACAACAGGCCCAGTGTCAGGTGCCAGCCCTTGCCGATAAAGGGATGCAGCAGGAAGACGATCGCGTCTTCCAGTCCGTCGGGCAGAGCCGAGAACCAGGCATGCAGAATGTTGTCGTTGATCTTCGAGAAGATGTTCTCGAAATATTTGATGAAGCCTGCACCGAGCACCGGTCCCATCAGCGTGCCGGCGCCGCCGAGAATGGTCATCAGAACCACTTCGCCCGAGGCCGTCCACTGCATGCGTTCCGCCCCCGCAAGCGGATCCATCGAGGCCAGCAATCCGCCGGCAAGACCCGCATACATCCCGGAGATGACGAAGGCAGCAAGCGTGTAGGGGCGCGGGTTGAGGCCGGTGTAGTTCATCCGCGTCTGGTTGGTCTTGATCGCCCGCAGCATGATGCCGAAGGGTGAGCGGAAGATCCGCATCGAGATGTAGAACACCACGATGGCGATGATGGCGCAGAAATAATAGCCGTTGGAGAAGGTGAACTGCCAGCCGCCGAGCTCGAGCTTGGTGCTCTCGTTCATGACGATGCCGAAGAAATGCGGGCTGTTCGGGCTGCCGGCGCTCATCAGCACCTGCGGATCATCGGTATAGACCTGCAGTCCGGTCTCACCATTGGTCAGCGGTGTCAGCACCGAATAGGCCAGGTTGAACGACATCTGCGCAAATGCCAGCGTCAGGATCGAGAAGTAGATGCCCGAACGGCGCAGCGAGATATAGCCGATCAGCAGCGCGAACAGCGCCGACAGGATCACCGCAAGGATCAGCCCCGGCAGCACATTGTAGCTCAGCAGCTTGTACATCCAGACGACGGAGTAGGAACCGACACCCAGAAAGGCCGCGTGGCCAAAGGAGAGATAGCCGGTCAGGCCGAACAGGATGTTGAAGCCGATGGCAAAGATCCCGTAGATCGCGAACCGCTGCATCAGGTCGGGATAGCCCGCATTGAACTGCGCCAGAGCCGATCCTTCCGGGAACGGTTGAAGCAGGATCGGTGTCGCCAGCGTCAGAAAAATGACGGCGACGAGAAAGCTTGTGTCTTTCTTACTCAGTCCCAGCATGGATTATTCCTCCATCACGCCTCTACGACCCATAAGACCGCGTGGGCGGGTCAAAAGGATGATGATTGCAACTAGATAAATGATGATTTGGTCGATCCCCGGGATCAGCGACTTGACTTCATTCATCGAGGCGAAGCTCTCGAGAATGCCAAGCAGGAAACCGGCAAGGACGGCGCCGGGCAACGAGCCCATGCCGCCAACAACGACCACCACGAAGGACAGCACAAGGAAGTCCATGCCCATGTGGTAATTGGGCGAATTGATCGGCGCATACATCACGCCGGCCAGGCCTGCCACCGCGGCGGCTATGCCGAACATGATGGTGAAGCGCTTGTCGATATTGATGCCGAGCAGCCCGACGGTCTCGCGGTCAGCCATGCCGGCGCGGACCACCATTCCGAAGGTGGTGAAGCGCAGGAAGGCGAAGACGGCGCTGATGATCACGGCCGAAAACAGGAAGTAGATCAGCCGCCAATAGGGGTAGATGATCGAGTTCTCGGCAAAGCCGACCAGCACGCCGAAATCCAGCGAGCCCTTGAACATGTCCGGCGCCGGGGTGGGAATCGGATTGGCGCCGTAGAAATATTTGATGATTTCCTGAAGCACGATGGCGAGGCCGAAGGTGACCAGGATCTGATCGGCATGCGGACGCTTGTAGAAATGCTTGATCAGCCCGCGTTCCATGATGTAGCCGACCAGCAGCATCACAGGGATGGCAAACAGGATCGCCAGCGGCACCGACCATTCGATGATGGCGTTGCCTGTCGACTCGCCGAACCAGCTGACGATATAGGGCATATCCACTTGCAGAGGGTTCCCGAGGAAGTCCTTCTGGGTCGGATCTTCGACCGTGTAGGACAGAGAGAGAATTCGCTGCAGCGTGACGGCACAGAACGACCCGAGCATGAACAAGGCGCCATGCGCGAAGTTGACCACGCCGAGCGTGCCGAAAATGAGTGTCAGTCCGAGTGCGATCAGGGCATAGGCGCTGCCTTTGTCCAGACCGTTCAGAACTTGAAGAATGATTGCGTCCATCGTGAAGCCCGCATCAGTAAAACCGTGCGCAAGGGGCGCTGCGGTCGTGTCCCAATTCTAAGAGAAAACCGCGCCGCCTGAGCGGCGGCGCGGTAAACTTTTGGCGTTTCTTATGCGCCCGGATTGCACTTGCCGAGGTCGCCACCGGCAAACATCGGATGATCCGGCGCGTATTCGACCTGTGCACGCGGCGTCACTTCGACGATTTCCAGCGTGTCATATTCGTTGGTCGGGTTTTCCTTGCCCTTCATGACCAGCACGTCCTTGAAGCACTGGTGATCGTCGGCGCGGTAATGGGTCGGACCATTGCCCAGGCCGTCGAAGTCGAAGCCTTCGAGAGCTTCGCCGACGCCGCAAGGATTGAAGGTGCCCGCACGTTCGCAGGCATCCGCATAAAGCAGCGTCTGCACGTAGCAGGTGTGTGCCGAGTTCGAAGGCGGACGGCCGTATTTTTCGCCGAAGGACTTCACGAAGGCCTTGGAGCCTTCGTCCTGCAGCTGCCAGTTCCAGTTCATCGAACCGAACACGCCGCGCACGTTCTCGCCGGCACCAGCCGCCATCAGCTCGGAATAGAGCGGAACGACGATTTCGAACTGCTTGCCATTGACCATCTTGTCGCGCAGGCCGAACTGCACCGCATTGGTCAGCGAATTGACCATGTTGCCGCCGTAGTGGTTCAGCACCAGCACGTCTGCGCCGGAGTTGAGGACCGGGGCGATGTAGGACGAGAAGTCTGTCGATGCCAGCGGGGTCAGCACGTTGTTGACTGTTTCCCAGCCCACGCCTTCCGTAGCCTGCTGGATCGACTCCTGCTGGGTCCAGCCCCAGGTGTAGTCGGCGGTCAGGTGATAGGCCCGGCGATCGGCGCCATAGGCTTCCTTGAGCACCGGTGCGAGTGCTGCACCCGACATGTAGGCGTTGAAGAAGTGACGGAAACCGTTTGCCTTCTTGTCCTTGCCGGTGGTGTCGTTGGAGTGGGTCAGACCGGCCATGAAGATCACGCCGGCTTCCTGGCAGAGGCCCTGCACAGCCACGGCCACGCCCGAGGACGAACCGCCATTGATCATGATGGCGCCGTCTTTTTCGATCATCGACTTGGCCGATGCGCGCGCCGCGTCGGACTTGGTCTGGGTGTCGCCGGTGACGAACACGACCTTCTTGCCGAGGATGCCGTTGCCCTTGAGAGCCTTCGAGCTAAAGGTGTTGAGCATGCCGCCATCACCTTCGCCGTTGAGGTGCTGGACGGCCAGTTCCTGCGCGCGAAGCTCATCGAGACCTTCGTCAGCATAAGGGCCGGTCTGCGGCACGTTGAAGCCGAGCGTGACGGTGCCGCCCTTTGGTTCATTGGTGTAGGCGAATGCCGAACTGGTAAAGATCGTGGGCATTGCCAAACCGGCGCCGATGGCGGCGCCCGATTTGATCAACCCACGACGATTGATTTGAAACTTTGACATTATGTCCTCCCTGAAGTGGAATGGGCGAAGCCTCCCAGCTTCTGCCCGCACAGCTACGTGAGTAGCAGCCTTAAGACAAACATGGCCGCCGTCTCGTTACCATTCGACTATTGTATATTCAGGTGATTATTCGGGAGGAAAGTCTTGGCCGTATCAGCCGTCATTCCTTGGCCACGCGCAGGACACAGCTTTGCTGCGAAGCGGCCCGCCGGGGTCCGTTCATGC
This window harbors:
- a CDS encoding glutathione S-transferase, producing the protein MTGLHTPSPALPADVADPSSPILYSFRRCPYAMRARLAVASAGVEVSLREVVLRDKPAAFLEASPSGTVPCLVTSDAVIDESLDVMLWALQIHDPDGWLDMPEAGYDWIARGDGSFKQALDRTKYAQRYPELDPVEQRAKASAFLSDLDSQIDRWMFGRPTLADFAILPFVRQFAFIDKDWFDVQPWPRLQDWLEAFLASERFGQIMEKYPQWVEGDAPVRFP
- a CDS encoding substrate-binding protein → MSKFQINRRGLIKSGAAIGAGLAMPTIFTSSAFAYTNEPKGGTVTLGFNVPQTGPYADEGLDELRAQELAVQHLNGEGDGGMLNTFSSKALKGNGILGKKVVFVTGDTQTKSDAARASAKSMIEKDGAIMINGGSSSGVAVAVQGLCQEAGVIFMAGLTHSNDTTGKDKKANGFRHFFNAYMSGAALAPVLKEAYGADRRAYHLTADYTWGWTQQESIQQATEGVGWETVNNVLTPLASTDFSSYIAPVLNSGADVLVLNHYGGNMVNSLTNAVQFGLRDKMVNGKQFEIVVPLYSELMAAGAGENVRGVFGSMNWNWQLQDEGSKAFVKSFGEKYGRPPSNSAHTCYVQTLLYADACERAGTFNPCGVGEALEGFDFDGLGNGPTHYRADDHQCFKDVLVMKGKENPTNEYDTLEIVEVTPRAQVEYAPDHPMFAGGDLGKCNPGA
- a CDS encoding ABC transporter ATP-binding protein translates to MGILEVSNVNKRFGGLQALGNVNLDIAKGTVHAIIGPNGAGKSTLLNVLVGKLIPDTGTVLFDGQSVLGRKPYEINQMGISRVFQTPEIFSDLSVYENMLIPCFAKRDGAFRLHALESIAAEKELIEKAEHMLSEVNMADKRHMIASSLSRGDKRRLEMAMCLVQEPKLLLLDEPTAGMARADTNNTIDLLNQIHESRDITMVIIEHDMHVVFSLAKRITVLAQGSPLVEDTPENIKGHPKVKEAYLGEAAA
- a CDS encoding branched-chain amino acid ABC transporter permease; the protein is MDAIILQVLNGLDKGSAYALIALGLTLIFGTLGVVNFAHGALFMLGSFCAVTLQRILSLSYTVEDPTQKDFLGNPLQVDMPYIVSWFGESTGNAIIEWSVPLAILFAIPVMLLVGYIMERGLIKHFYKRPHADQILVTFGLAIVLQEIIKYFYGANPIPTPAPDMFKGSLDFGVLVGFAENSIIYPYWRLIYFLFSAVIISAVFAFLRFTTFGMVVRAGMADRETVGLLGINIDKRFTIMFGIAAAVAGLAGVMYAPINSPNYHMGMDFLVLSFVVVVVGGMGSLPGAVLAGFLLGILESFASMNEVKSLIPGIDQIIIYLVAIIILLTRPRGLMGRRGVMEE
- a CDS encoding PHA/PHB synthase family protein, giving the protein MRKTTHSTALKKPAGPVPMPVSHPQRFPVAGTQADEHPYAGIDRAIRGAVAQATGGVSPFALVETWTDWALHLARAPGRQLELAEHARDNVLKLMDFTARSVPGSPPKPPFEPKFYDHRFTDPDWQNMPFSLWQQSFLATQDWWDHATEEVRGLRKQDCDRTRFLVRQLLDTVSPSNFPGLNPEILRETAKTGGRNLAEGAVHAADDMLHTLSQAHRPPPEGYQLGKDLACTTGEVVYRNDIFELLQYAPQTGKVRAEPVLIVPAWIMKYYILDLSPHNSLINYLVGQGFTVFAISWCNPTADQRNLSLEDYRKRGVMAALDAISAIVPGEKIHANGYCLGGTMLAIAAATMARDGDDRLASITLMAAQVDFTEAGELLLFLDESQVAFLEDMMWAQGYLDRPQMARAFASIRAEDLIYTRAVQRYFLGKDDLPSDITVWNADTTRMPARMHSEYLRSLFLENRLSAGRFAVEGRVIALKDIAAPMFVIGTETDHIAPWKSVYKTRLFTDADLTFVLTKSGHNGGILSEPGHPRRHYRVGHRPAGALYVDPDSWFGDTEPTLGSWWPEWTGWLAAKSTRMTSPPDIGAPDNGYPPLGPAPGTYIHQS
- a CDS encoding ABC transporter ATP-binding protein; the protein is MSQTEPLKGNQPYERPDFSKNANQAATAPAFLSVHDIHAYYGESYIVQGVSFNVHEGEILALLGRNGAGKTSTLRAIAQIGSPAMTSGEVWLDHQPLHRMSSHEASRAGLSLVPEDRRIIAGLTVEENIELAQIAPPIGWSIQRIYELFPRLGERRKQEGITLSGGEQQMLAIGRALARDIKVLLLDEPYEGLAPVIVDEIEKTLNIIKQQGITTILVEQNAVRALKLADRAVILESGEVVFDGTAEEVLNNEQLRHDYLAI
- a CDS encoding branched-chain amino acid ABC transporter permease; this encodes MLGLSKKDTSFLVAVIFLTLATPILLQPFPEGSALAQFNAGYPDLMQRFAIYGIFAIGFNILFGLTGYLSFGHAAFLGVGSYSVVWMYKLLSYNVLPGLILAVILSALFALLIGYISLRRSGIYFSILTLAFAQMSFNLAYSVLTPLTNGETGLQVYTDDPQVLMSAGSPNSPHFFGIVMNESTKLELGGWQFTFSNGYYFCAIIAIVVFYISMRIFRSPFGIMLRAIKTNQTRMNYTGLNPRPYTLAAFVISGMYAGLAGGLLASMDPLAGAERMQWTASGEVVLMTILGGAGTLMGPVLGAGFIKYFENIFSKINDNILHAWFSALPDGLEDAIVFLLHPFIGKGWHLTLGLLFMLVVIFLPGGLIEGGSRIGNWVTGKNRKKKPDAGSDTHPTSTTNVN